In a genomic window of Canis lupus familiaris isolate Mischka breed German Shepherd chromosome 28, alternate assembly UU_Cfam_GSD_1.0, whole genome shotgun sequence:
- the NKX2-3 gene encoding homeobox protein Nkx-2.3 produces MMLPSPVTSTPFSVKDILNLEQQQQHFHGAHLQADLEHHFHSAPCMLAAAEGTQFSDGGEEDEEEEGEKLSYLNSLATADGHGGSGLCPQSYVHTVLRDSCSGPKEHEEEPEVVRDRSQKSCQLKKPLEAAGDCKAAEESERPKPRSRRKPRVLFSQAQVFELERRFKQQRYLSAPEREHLASSLKLTSTQVKIWFQNRRYKCKRQRQDKSLELGAHAPPPPPRRVAVPVLVRDGKPCVTPGAQAYGAPYSVGAGAYSYNGFPAYGYGNSAAAAAAAAAAAAAAAAYSGSYGCAYPAGGGGGGGGGASAAAAAMQPACSAAGGGPFVNVSNLGGFGGGGGAQPLHQGPAAGAACAQGTLQGIRAW; encoded by the exons ATGATGTTACCAAGCCCGGTCACCTCCACCCCTTTCTCAGTCAAAGACATTTTGAatctggagcagcagcagcagcacttcCACGGCGCGCACTTACAGGCGGACTTGGAGCACCACTTCCACTCGGCGCCGTGCATGCTGGCCGCCGCCGAGGGGACGCAATTTTCTGACGGAGgagaggaggacgaggaggaagagggagagaaactgtCCTATTTGAACTCACTAGCCACAGCCGACGGCCACGGGGGTTCGGGGCTCTGTCCCCAGAGCTATGTCCACACGGTCCTGCGAGACTCGTGTAGCGGGCCTAAGGAACATGAAGAGGAGCCCGAGGTCGTGAGGGACCGGAGCCAAA AAAGCTGCCAGCTGAAGAAGCCCCTGGAGGCGGCCGGAGACTGCAAGGCGGCGGAGGAGAGTGAGAGGCCTAAGCCACGGAGCCGCCGGAAGCCCCGGGTCCTCTTCTCGCAAGCGCAAGTCTTCGAGCTGGAACGCAGGTTCAAGCAGCAGCGGTACCTGTCGGCGCCCGAGCGCGAGCACCTCGCCAGCAGCCTGAAGCTCACGTCAACGCAGGTCAAGATCTGGTTCCAGAACCGCAGGTACAAGTGCAAGAGGCAGCGGCAGGACAAGTCCCTGGAGCTGGGCGCAcacgcgcccccgccgccgccgcgccgcgtGGCGGTGCCGGTGCTGGTGCGGGACGGCAAGCCGTGCGTCACGCCGGGCGCGCAAGCCTACGGCGCGCCCTACAGCGTGGGTGCGGGCGCCTACTCCTACAACGGCTTCCCCGCCTACGGCTACGGGaactcggccgccgccgccgccgccgccgctgccgccgccgccgccgccgcggcctaCAGCGGCAGCTACGGCTGTGCGTacccggcgggcggcggcggcggcgggggcggcggggcctcAGCGGCGGCCGCGGCCATGCAGCCCGCCTGCAGCGCGGCCGGAGGCGGCCCCTTTGTGAACGTGAGCAACCTGGGCGGcttcggcggcggcggcggcgcacaGCCGTTGCACCAGGGTCCCGCGGCCGGGGCTGCGTGCGCGCAGGGCACCTTGCAGGGCATCCGGGCCTGGTAG